TCTATTTTTCTCTGTTAttttttgcaaaacatttttttacccAACATAATACAGATTTATATTATTCATTACTTCTAAATATTTATTAactgctgttcattttttttaaaaaaaactaaaaaataggGAGTCAATGAAATTGTCAGACCTTCAGGATAGTCCAAACCAGAAAACCAAAAATACTAAccactaatactacctttattgtaatgttacgtaacagaatcttgcaagtctgaaagcacttcccccctcccctgcctttatgtTCCAGAGGACAAGGCTCATtcagagatgctttctccaccctcattcctgctttggactcagactTCTTATCAGACCACTGCCTAggttgtggttcttcctcctatctctcaaggttattctcacagcccattacatcaaGATACAGTTTGACCAGGGGCACCTAAACATTTGCATGAAATTGGAGAATCCCTATTCTAGGTCACTAATTTCTACTTTATTCACCTTGGATATGCTGATAACTCAGAAAATTAGCAACAGGTACTTAATTTAGCTGCAGCAAGATTTGTCACTTTCAAAGTCAAGCAAACAAAGGCCAAAATTATAACTCATTGGTATGTTAAATTACATAAAAACACATCTTGTAACACATTATTTCTTACCTGTAACCTGTGCTATTTCTACCCACTACCAAGTGCTTTGGCTGACTGCCACATACATAAATGTTGAAGTCATTCTCTGGCACCAAGTCCACatcatggaaaataaaacaatcccAGTTCTCTTCCTTCAGCGCCTCCAGGTATCCCACATTTAGCAGTTTTGCTCTGTTAAACTTGGCACTGCCAGCCTACAAACAAGAAATATACATCAGATCTATTAAACTGCAAGCTAAGCTTTCCAACAGGATTATTCTATCCATGTCAAGCACTCTCAGAATGTCCTTCAAAAGTCAAGGCAATTTACCACACAATCAACGCCCCGTACAGATATAGCATCTTCTTATCAAGTCGTCTATTCCTCCTGGCTGCCTCAGAAAGACCCAGGGCAGCAGGACCTACTTCTGTTTGGCTCCTCCTCTCAAGTCTACCAGGATGACTCCTTGCCTCTGAGGTTGCAATGAATGagtcagattggccctgaccctcttggcctttcataaggcctcgAAGACATCACCAGGCATGGGGGTTGGAATGTGTGGCAGAGCACATGAGATGGTTATGTTGATGGGGGTTTGTAGTTTTATCTCGGCCTATTATGTACTATGTggtgtttattttcttggttttcaaCTGCGTTTAGCTGCCAACAGTCATCACGAAGAGATGGATAACcgtataaattgaaataaacaataCTAATGATaaatctgtcatgagcactgatggtgagcaggagggggcccctatccagcggggaaaatgcatgcgtagtactgaggagttaagcagccattcaaagagacacagatcagacccgccttaacctttggggtttatctgtctgggtttttcccacgcttcttcagtttgttaggattttctgtctaatgtagcagtaataaaacactagagacctattccttgtctcagcgtggttcctggctgttaggacaaaatctATCAGATAAGGTTGTAGTGATTGATACAACCCCAATTCAAAGGAGTCAGAGAACTCACCCATAGCCAAGGTCCAAGGGGCAAGCAGACCTGGGACAAATAAGGGTGAGTTCCAAGCAGGCTGCATAGGTAGGAGCTACAGTAgatatgaggtagaccagattaaaCTGTAACAGCAGTCAAGGGATTCCTTAAATACAGAAATCTCCCAGCCTCAGCACTGCGATAAGTTCCTGTACCAGATATTTCTGAATAAAGCCATACCTTTCTCCACTTCCATCTTCTCTGAGTCCCTGCTGAAGATAGCAGCTCTCCCAAAGTCTGGGGACCTGGAACTCAGGTTCCCAGTCTTAATCAACTGGGCTAAGATCCGAAGGGCTTGAGGCTGGCCAGTTTCTGTCTGGCTCCCTGACATGACAAGAAAATTGAATTtgtctattttcttttcctcttccctccttgctcctttttcttcttttgtgccATGCCTCTTAGATTACAATCCATTATTTCAGATTGTGAAATAATTTGTAAGCTTGGTAGAaaaactgtatatataaaatcagTAAACAAACATATTATTATGCATGCTTCCATCTACTTAATTCAGGGAGATGGGTATCCCTCAGATCAGATGCACGCATAAACTTTAACACCTTGTCTAATCCAGTACCTGCAGATGTGTTCAattcctcccagaattcccagccaacatggccagtaGCCATATACCAGCACATATGGAGAACCCCACAGTGGAAAGGCTGAATTACACCCATAAGACTTCACTGATGGACCAGTTAATTTGTCAATTAAATCTTTTACCGCCATTATCAATTGATATCCTCCTGAACGTCTAAATTTAAGTCTAAATTTAAGACCAGTACCTGATACTAGCAATTCCAAGATTACCTAATGCTATAAAAATGTTTTACCTAGAAATTACATCCTCATCCCAGTATCATCAACAATGGAAATGGTAGGATAGTATAATTATTTGACATTTGTAAAATATGCATTTATGACCAATATTACTATTTCAATTCCAAATTAATGTTTAAGAATGAACATTAACTCTCTTTCCTGAATGGTAATACTTATCCAGAAGTTAATTCCACCATGTCAACTGGAGTTATTCATTAGTATTTAGAACTGCAGAATCAACCTTctaatttaaatgttaaaaacaacctatgttagttttcctttcctttacaatTAAATTGTAGATGTAAATTTCAAAAACACCTAAGCTGATGCTATATGGTTGTGCCACTCTTAGTTTTCTGTAActattattttcaaaatgcagttttaccttattttttaaaaaacagtcagaAACTCCATTCTCAACTTGAATGCCTGCAGCTCTGGCAAGCACCCAAATATTCTTATGGAGAACCCGGAAACTCAGAACAGAATTCAGAACCTTTTGGGACAGCCATCCACAAGCAAACAGGAAATGAAGAAAGATGAAAAGTCTCCTCAAACTTTTTTACAGGCAATTGATTTTATAAAATCAAGTTATGGTGCATTAATGCCATATTGCCAGctgctttcatttctttaaaaaagaagcccAGCTCCCATTTTCATCTCCCTGGACGCAGCGCTCGAGCATCATGCTCCACAGATGATGCTGCAAACCCAGGAAAATAACTGCAAATGCTGACGCAGAGAGTTGTTTTCTCTATCCGCAACAGCAGATGGGAACAGGAGAGCAATCCCCAAAGGAAAGATTCAGGCAGAATTGTGAAAGTAATTGTTGCCCTAGGCCAGTTTTGGCAGATGTTTTGGCAACAATTCTGACACCCTAGCTgtgaatgatgggagctgtagctgGAAAGCTCCAAGTTGCCTTAGGAACAGCAGCTAGCAGGCAAAGTCTCTTCCTAACCTTACCTGGGGGATGCCAGGGACTGATCCTAGTTCTTGTTCATACTAAGCATGTGCTTTCCTCCTTAACTACAGGACCTACTTCATTAGTCATTGGCGATAAAGATACAACATTTCATGTATCTCTATCAGGCAATGGCACTTGGCAGATCCAAAACAGGAACTGTCTTCCTTTGTACCAACAATAATCATTCTCTTCCTCCAAAATGACTTGGAGGACACTGTGCTTCATAGCATCTCAATCCAACCATGCCCTCTGCTTCAGACTTTCCAGCTGAATAGCTTCATAGAGGATAAACACAGAGCAACAGGGCTTGATTGCCAAGGTCTGTTTGGTATCAATTTACAACACAAGTTGGTGCCAATTCTGGTTTTCCAAGAACCAGTAAGTGAACTGGTGTGTATTGCTTGATCACTGCTCCTCTTCCAGTAAGAAGGACTGAACAAAGAAAGCTCAGCTGATGCTTTCTTTCTGTATTATACTTTTATGCCATCCAGTGGGAAGAGCTGTTCTTGTAAGCCTAGGGGGCAAGTCATGATCCCTGATTGATTTATCTCTTGCTATATTATAAAAAAGGGCTTGCTTTTAGCAAACCGCGTATGATGGTAAGAAATAAAATGTTCCATCTCTAGGttctattttaatactttttaattgAACAAATAGCTCCTTATTTATTAATGACAGATAGACTCCTGCAACAGCAAAACTCTGGTCCTAAATGCATTAATTAATGTACTTATTGCTTCTTGTGCTGCAgtgcttttgcttccatagaattaAAGGCCAAGAACTTTTATTTCAGATGAAAAAAGTCTCAGTCTCTTAAAAAAAGTGAGTGCAAAAAGTGACAGCTACAGGACGAGAAGCCAGACACCAACCCATGAGCTAAGCTGCAGGGTGCAAACAGGCAATGAAGACAACATGGATTTCAGGACTTGCAACTTAGAAAACAATAATACTTTACTAAAAGTGCATAACATTAATTTGTCACCCACTctgtttaatctgttcaatctgCTTTAAGCTCTTGCAACAAAAAACTAAGAAACTCATTAATATTGACACAAAGACACCTGAGAACGGGTTACACCCTGGGTTGGCTTTGTAATGGAGCTGCAGAAATAATCTTTGACTCCCCTGAGCCAATGTATTACCCACCGATTGAAAAAACTACACAATCAAAAGCAATAAGCAAAGggcacagaaaaatatttcagggcatTAGCAGCATTTAGTTCTTGGTTGACCAAGCAAGGTCAGACCTACTTagtattggatgggagaccaccagaaagtAACTACAAGTTAGCCTagaaaatcaaacaataaaaaataaaagtttaaaaaaaatcccagaatgcaaatcacttccatattgttgccaaacaAACTGCCTGCacatgttcatgaagtcaccagaagtgaCTTGATCTGAGGaagctttttccttttctcatgcTATATGCATTCACCTGGTGGATGACATAAAGGCCATAATCCAGCTGCTGCCGCTGCAAGAATGGATGAAGGTGATCCAACAGATACAGCAGATGCTTCTCTCGATTGCGGTGTGGAATCAATATAGCCACTCGTTGCTGAGCTGTGCAGTCTTTCGGGCTATGGCGCCCCTTTGCTACTGAAGGATTCTCTTTCTGCACCTCTTCCAGGGTGAGAGATGCTCTGAAAGTAAGCTTGCTAGGCCCCCCTATAGGAAAAGGCAAGCCTTATGTTCACAACTCTCACTACAGTAAGACTTCAGAGCTCAGGGAAGTGACTGAGGATTATAGAATTAGACTTTAAGgggtggaagggaccttggagatcatctactgcagtgtttatcaaccttgtcagcttgaagatgtgtggacttcaactcccagaattcaagctgccaaggctgagaaacactgatctagtccaatACTTTGCCCAATATTACTACCTGACAAATGGCTATCCAACCTCGTTTAAACTCCTCCTGTGAAGGAAAGTCCACCACCTCCCAAGATAGTTTGGCCCATTGCTGATCAGCTCTTACAGTTATAGAATCATAAAAGGGTCAGGAAGAGATTTGCAGTTTTCAGTCTTGAAATTCTGTTCTGTACAGTAGATGTCACATAAACAATTGGCACTGCTGCCAAGCCATCCATAATTTTGCTGGGGACAGAATGGGGTAGGCAATAACTGGTTTTACATTTTTGCTGGAACTTCACTTCTTTTGGCCATAGCTTGTTGAACAAATCATAGTACCCTGGTAATACTAAAAATATAAACCTGGTTTAaaaccataatggctggattTAACAAATGTCATTGTCTAGGTTGACCAATTGCATTAATGTTCTTCATACAATATCTTCCCCAGTGCAGCATCATGAGAGCTAATATTCTGTAGTGGTTAAGTTACTGGACTTGGACTAGCAAGACAAATCTTCTCATTTGACCACAAAGCACATTGACTTGGGGCCATCTTCTCTCAGTCTACTTACAGGGATGTTTTTGAGCGTATAAATTAGGAGAGACTGATGCATGCTGTTTTAGGCTCTTTGAATAAATGTGAGATATAAATGGAAACTAACAACAGGCTCCCAATCAAGCAGAAGGTGGACCAGGGAGGCTTTTGCTCAGATTCAGATGGTGTGCCAATTAAAACTCCAGCTGGGCCAGAATACTCTGGCAATCGTAATTCACGCCCTGATCATCACTTGGCTGGCTACTGCAACACAGTTTACGTGGGTCAAGGAGCACAAAACAGAGCAGCCAGACTGCTGGTAGAACAACGTTGCCACTACAGAGCAACACCAATGTGAGAGGTGCAGGGCAATAGGCTTTCCCTGTGGTACTGCCACATACTTTGGTACATGGTTCCTGCAGGGGTACATTTGGTCCTATTCCTTCTTGCTCTTCACTAGCTGGTAAATCTGTATTTTTCAATGGTTGTAGATATCGCTCACATGCATTTTTATGATTGGacggtattgtttttattgttgctctATTTGTGTCATTGTGCTTTGTGGTTCATTGCCCAGAGTCTGTCAGAACTGAGGCAGGCTACAAACTCtgctacataaataaataatactagcTCCAATATGATATTTCCATTCCTATTTTGCTTCTTAATTCCCACTATTACCCTTAAAAATGGGGCACAAACTTAATTCCAAATTAGTATTTCCTAACTGCAAATTCAAAAGAGGAAACTGAAAAAGAGAATATGTGAACTTTATAATTCTTCATTAAAGCTATATCTATACATTGCTAAATTAGAACAGTTGCTTTTCGATGGGTGGATCCCATCAGTGGATCTTATTCTTTGATAATATTATGTAGGACGTCTATAGGAGTTggacagctaataaattcaaataaatagtttttaaaaaaatgtctcaaTCATGGAAGAAAGGTCTGAATTGACTGACATGTTACAAGGAGTAACACAAATATtaaaaactcccagaattgacTTGGGTCATATTATCAAATTTAAGATCCAAAAATAGCACCTTTGCTATATGATGCAAGTATTCAAATGGTTCTTAAGAAACCTTCCATCAGACACAGGAATATAATACCAGCAGATGTAGAAGGAATAAAATGTTTGAAAGAAATTGGATTTTAGTTTTTTCATCaaacactaaaccatggttttcttgggttttttagCTCAAGTCCTTAActcccccctgctttttttttcaggaagaagaaaatgtgaaTTGACTTACGCAGATAGGGAGACAGAGAGGGACAGGGGGAGTTTGCTATGGGTAGTTTCCCAGTTTTCCTCTCTGAATTCTCCTTTTGTTCCTGCATAATAGTGGTTGGCTTCCTGAAACTTCCAACCATTCCTTTTGCTGCTGGAGTTTCATGTAAAGTATCCACCAGGTAAGTGGAGGTGGCCCAGCCTATCACTAAGACACAGAGGGTAATGAGCATCAATAGCTTGAGCTTGTAGGAGAGGTGAAGGCTGGCAGAGCAAAAGCCCATGGCCTCCATAGATTAGAAGCTTCTCCTTTGATACTGTTCTTGATGGAGTCCTGCCACAGCGCAGGAAAGCAGGAAGATCAAATTGAAGAAAGGAGTTCTGTGATGCTGCATTCTGACAAATTTCCTCTGGCTTTTGAACTCATAAGTCTCCAACCAAATGAGCAGTGGTAGGTAAACCTCAAATGGATCGACCTGTTCAGAatgagacagaaataaaatattatacacTATCATTCAATCACGTTTAAAGCCAGCATCTTCCCCAATGCAGACACACCCCAGACATATGGATTTTAACTCTTAGGATCCAATATcaccattgctaagaattcagggaattgaagtctgcacatccaGAGAGCATACAGACAGCAAAAGGTTGGTCAAATACCTGAACTACAAGAAAAGAACATTCTTCCTTATTCTGTAATACAGCAAATTCTAAATATTCTCAGGTTCATAGACATACCATTCCTCAGTCTCTCATAAAAGGTTGTATTCTACAAGAAgctggcaaaaaagaaaagaaagcaagcagaCTCTAGCTTCATGCATCAATTCATCCTACGAAAGTAACAAATTTACCCAAAAATAACTAATTGTTATTTTGACTGTGTATGTCTTTTAAGTCTAATATTTTGTCTCTGATATTTTTTGTCTCTATACTAGTTCAATAACTCTGTGTTTTTGCAACTTGAAACTTCTTTACAGCCAAGTTGCTTCTAAATAGGAGCAGACTGCGGGggcggcagagtgcagggtggccaaatgggcagagatgggggggtggTAGATAGGtgagtgggggga
The Candoia aspera isolate rCanAsp1 chromosome 5, rCanAsp1.hap2, whole genome shotgun sequence genome window above contains:
- the B4GALT4 gene encoding beta-1,4-galactosyltransferase 4, which translates into the protein MEAMGFCSASLHLSYKLKLLMLITLCVLVIGWATSTYLVDTLHETPAAKGMVGSFRKPTTIMQEQKENSERKTGKLPIANSPCPSLSPYLRGPSKLTFRASLTLEEVQKENPSVAKGRHSPKDCTAQQRVAILIPHRNREKHLLYLLDHLHPFLQRQQLDYGLYVIHQAGSAKFNRAKLLNVGYLEALKEENWDCFIFHDVDLVPENDFNIYVCGSQPKHLVVGRNSTGYRLRYQGYFGGVTALTREQFLKVNGFSNNYWGWGGEDDDLRIRVEMQKMKIIRPSPDIAKYTMIFHTRDQGNEANGQRMNLLRQVSRVWKTDGLNSCSYKLLSKEYNPLYTNITVDFGRQAKFS